A DNA window from Capnocytophaga sp. ARDL2 contains the following coding sequences:
- a CDS encoding IS982 family transposase, which produces MNNLEQIYERILEVLEDFFPHQLLPYQRRKPKMSDLELVSLNLTAEYLSIDSELQLFRKIPNSLKNKIERSVYNKRKRNLFYYINQIREKLAMCFNREESYFVIDSMPLKICENARAMRSKICRDESFSYPDYGFCASQKLHYFGYKLHIICSIEGIVQSLDMTPASVHDVHYLKDVSSQIQNCVLIGDRGYISSQYQLDLFNTATIQLDTPKRINQKDYKPQFYLFKKKRKRIETLFSQLCDQFMIKRNYAKSFNGFKTRIISKITALTLIQYINKFVLKKEINKIKASII; this is translated from the coding sequence ATGAACAACTTAGAGCAAATATACGAAAGAATTTTAGAAGTTTTAGAAGATTTTTTTCCTCATCAACTTTTACCTTATCAAAGGAGAAAGCCAAAAATGAGTGATTTAGAATTGGTGAGTTTAAATTTAACAGCAGAATATTTAAGTATTGATAGTGAATTACAACTCTTTAGAAAAATACCTAATTCTTTGAAAAACAAAATAGAAAGAAGTGTTTATAACAAAAGAAAACGAAATCTTTTTTATTATATAAATCAGATTAGGGAAAAACTTGCAATGTGTTTTAATAGAGAGGAGAGTTATTTTGTAATTGATAGTATGCCTTTGAAAATATGTGAAAATGCTAGAGCAATGAGAAGTAAAATTTGTAGAGACGAAAGTTTTTCATATCCTGATTATGGTTTTTGTGCTAGTCAGAAGTTACATTATTTTGGATATAAATTACACATAATCTGTTCAATAGAAGGTATTGTACAAAGTTTAGATATGACTCCAGCATCTGTTCACGATGTTCATTATTTAAAAGATGTTAGTTCTCAAATTCAAAATTGCGTTTTGATTGGTGATAGAGGTTATATATCGTCACAATATCAATTAGATTTGTTTAACACTGCTACTATTCAGTTAGATACACCTAAAAGAATAAATCAAAAAGATTACAAACCTCAATTTTATTTATTCAAAAAGAAGAGAAAAAGAATCGAAACTCTATTTTCTCAACTTTGTGATCAATTTATGATTAAAAGGAATTATGCTAAATCATTCAACGGTTTTAAAACACGAATTATCAGTAAAATAACTGCTTTAACCTTAATTCAATACATTAACAAATTTGTATTAAAAAAGGAAATAAATAAAATTAAAGCAAGTATAATTTAA
- a CDS encoding antirestriction protein ArdA, which translates to MLQSEKTAPIVNNSSEVAQSKRENTSDFTTFNVYVSTWKRYNELGGLSGHWVDLLDFDTVGDFFDYLNETFPDERGQHEYCFLDYEGFLPFDENYIITDEFLELIKKLSNHRDPKKIIEYADIRGIELTIDTIEEAESAFCCEAKNDYDLGYYFAHELECLKIPDNLMCYFDYKKYGREVRHDLIESENYCFFY; encoded by the coding sequence ATGTTACAATCAGAAAAAACCGCACCTATCGTGAATAACAGTAGCGAGGTTGCACAAAGCAAAAGAGAAAACACTTCAGACTTTACAACATTCAATGTTTATGTATCGACTTGGAAGAGATACAACGAACTGGGCGGACTTTCAGGTCACTGGGTTGACCTATTAGACTTTGATACCGTGGGGGATTTTTTCGACTATTTAAACGAAACATTTCCAGATGAGCGAGGGCAACACGAATATTGCTTTTTAGATTACGAGGGCTTTTTACCTTTTGATGAAAATTACATAATTACAGATGAGTTTTTAGAGTTGATAAAAAAACTCTCCAACCACCGTGACCCAAAAAAGATTATTGAATATGCTGATATAAGAGGTATAGAATTAACTATTGACACAATTGAGGAAGCGGAGTCTGCGTTTTGTTGCGAAGCCAAAAATGATTATGACTTGGGTTACTATTTCGCCCACGAATTAGAATGTTTAAAAATTCCCGATAACCTTATGTGTTATTTTGATTATAAAAAATACGGAAGAGAAGTAAGACACGACCTAATCGAAAGCGAAAATTATTGCTTTTTCTATTAA